From a single Bacillus gobiensis genomic region:
- a CDS encoding YusW family protein encodes MRLSLQMMMIVCVAITSGCGLAGFEKTEDRSLNVADAVDVDQSTLPFKSFKLAVYYGQGNQDSFQAIYRNSPEETAEIKDGLSGVNHIGDEALVEMKMMLDELQPENNQSEDSLVHDILSSFNLEEDYEKLDLEITMKDGNQLNYHKKSPHKS; translated from the coding sequence ATGCGTCTGTCTTTGCAGATGATGATGATTGTTTGTGTGGCCATTACTTCGGGATGCGGGTTAGCCGGTTTTGAAAAAACAGAAGACCGTTCGTTAAATGTTGCGGATGCCGTTGATGTTGATCAATCGACGCTCCCATTTAAAAGCTTCAAGCTTGCGGTTTACTACGGACAAGGAAACCAGGATTCATTTCAAGCCATTTATCGCAATTCGCCAGAAGAAACAGCAGAAATTAAAGACGGCCTTAGTGGAGTCAATCATATCGGGGACGAAGCGTTAGTAGAAATGAAAATGATGCTTGACGAGCTGCAGCCGGAGAATAATCAATCAGAGGATTCGTTAGTTCATGACATCCTATCTTCCTTTAATTTAGAGGAAGATTACGAAAAGCTTGATTTGGAAATAACGATGAAGGACGGAAACCAATTAAATTATCATAAGAAGAGCCCTCACAAATCGTGA
- a CDS encoding ABC transporter substrate-binding protein: MKNRILLSLFTVILLLILAACGGGSSEDSSPDKTRSIDHAMGTADVPSEPKKVVVLTNEGTEALLELGITPVGAVQSWTGDPWYDHIKDSMKNVKNVGTESEPNIEAIAELEPDLIIGNKIRQEQVYEQLSEIAPTVFSEELRGDWKVNFNLYANAVNKEQKGKEIIDQFDKRVTDLSEKLGDKKEKKVSVVRFMAGQSRIYYKDSFPGVILGQLGFKYPANQDKIFESQDDKFAYMTESKESIPEMDGDVLFYFTYKPAESEKDASEWENNWTNDPLWKNLKAVKSGNAHKVNDTVWTTAGGVKAANLLLDDIESYFLEK; encoded by the coding sequence ATGAAAAATAGAATACTATTATCTTTATTTACTGTTATACTATTACTCATTCTTGCTGCATGTGGCGGCGGATCGTCTGAAGACAGTTCACCAGATAAAACTAGATCCATAGACCACGCAATGGGAACTGCTGATGTTCCTTCTGAACCTAAAAAAGTCGTTGTTTTAACAAACGAAGGAACAGAAGCTTTGTTAGAACTGGGGATTACACCTGTAGGGGCTGTCCAATCTTGGACCGGAGATCCTTGGTATGACCATATTAAAGACAGCATGAAGAATGTCAAAAACGTGGGGACAGAGAGCGAACCGAACATTGAAGCGATTGCCGAATTAGAGCCAGATTTAATCATCGGAAATAAAATTCGTCAAGAGCAAGTCTATGAACAGCTTTCCGAAATCGCGCCAACAGTTTTTTCCGAAGAGCTCCGCGGTGATTGGAAAGTAAATTTCAATCTCTATGCAAATGCAGTCAATAAAGAACAAAAAGGAAAAGAAATTATCGATCAATTCGATAAGCGAGTGACAGATTTAAGTGAAAAGCTTGGAGATAAAAAAGAGAAAAAGGTTTCCGTAGTCAGGTTTATGGCTGGCCAATCACGGATTTATTATAAAGATTCTTTTCCTGGTGTAATATTGGGCCAGCTCGGATTTAAATATCCTGCAAATCAGGACAAAATATTTGAATCTCAAGACGACAAGTTTGCATATATGACTGAAAGCAAGGAATCAATCCCGGAGATGGACGGAGATGTTCTATTTTACTTCACTTATAAACCAGCTGAATCTGAAAAAGATGCGAGTGAGTGGGAGAATAATTGGACGAACGATCCGCTTTGGAAAAATTTAAAGGCTGTTAAGTCAGGAAATGCGCATAAAGTTAATGATACAGTTTGGACAACTGCAGGCGGAGTGAAAGCTGCGAATCTGCTGCTTGACGATATTGAATCTTACTTCCTGGAAAAGTAA